A window of the Lactuca sativa cultivar Salinas chromosome 7, Lsat_Salinas_v11, whole genome shotgun sequence genome harbors these coding sequences:
- the LOC111917827 gene encoding auxin-responsive protein SAUR76, giving the protein MKKINLMLRRCKTLSRQLIRTSSYTSLRSKSTTDHHHLRHGPPAETGGIMWNSTAVCVYGGGEEPRATVFVGSTRKRYVIGSKYLSHPLVIALTEKEKSTSVDGDNAASVINCEVVLFDHLLWMLENSDLNINSDSLDELAALYIS; this is encoded by the coding sequence ATGAAGAAAATCAATCTCATGCTAAGAAGATGCAAGACTTTATCAAGGCAACTCATCAGGACCTCCTCCTACACCTCCTTAAGATCCAAATCAACCACCGATCATCATCATCTTCGTCATGGACCACCAGCAGAAACAGGAGGAATAATGTGGAATAGTACCGCCGTTTGTGTTTACGGCGGCGGAGAAGAGCCTCGGGCCACCGTTTTTGTTGGGAGCACCAGGAAGCGATACGTAATTGGTTCAAAGTATTTAAGCCATCCGCTCGTTATTGCTCTCACCGAAAAAGAAAAATCTACTTCCGTTGATGGGGATAATGCCGCATCTGTCATCAACTGTGAAGTTGTACTGTTTGATCATCTCTTGTGGATGCTCGAAAATTCCGATCTGAATATCAATTCCGATTCTTTGGACGAGTTAGCAGCTCTCTACATATCTTaa